GGTAGAGGCCGAAGCCATGGGCGCCACGGTGGATATGGGCGGCAAAAACAGCGAACCGCGCGTGACCGCCTACGTCATGGACAACCTGACGCAGTTGGACCGCCTCGGCGCGATCGACGTCACCCGGGGCCGGGCCAAGGTCTGCGCCGAGGCCGTCGGCCTGCTCAAGGAGCGGGCGCCCGACGTGCCGATCATCGCCAACCTGAGCGGCCCGGTCAGCCTGGCGACCTCCCTGGTCGATCCGCTGTTGTACTACCGCGCCATGCGCCGCGACCAGCAGGCCGCCCACGCCCTCAACGAGCGCGCGGTGGAAAACACCCTGGCGCTGGGGGATGCCCTCGTGGAGGCGGGCGCGGACCTGGTCTGCATCGCCGACCCGAGCGCCACCGGCGAACTGATCGGGCGCCGCGCCTTCGAGGAATTCGTGCTGCCCTGTCTCAACCGCATGGCGGACCACTTCCGCCGGCGCCACGCCCGGCCAACCATCGTGCACATCTGCGGCGATGTCAAGAGCCTGGGCACCGCCCTGCGGCAGTTGAGCGCCGCGGCCGTCAGCGTCGATTCGGTGGTCGGCATCCCCCAGCTTCGGAGCCTCGCGCCCG
This portion of the Syntrophotalea acetylenica genome encodes:
- a CDS encoding uroporphyrinogen decarboxylase family protein — its product is MTQKERLINTLAGRAVDGAPFICPGGMMTMVVTEVMHAVETFWPEAHSDPARMAELTLGANRLSGVENLGLPFCMTVEAEAMGATVDMGGKNSEPRVTAYVMDNLTQLDRLGAIDVTRGRAKVCAEAVGLLKERAPDVPIIANLSGPVSLATSLVDPLLYYRAMRRDQQAAHALNERAVENTLALGDALVEAGADLVCIADPSATGELIGRRAFEEFVLPCLNRMADHFRRRHARPTIVHICGDVKSLGTALRQLSAAAVSVDSVVGIPQLRSLAPGKVTMGNISTFLLERGTPEKLARVSGQCLKHGVDILAPACGIGPGTPMKNLQAVSETVRRHRSAA